Proteins from a single region of Colias croceus chromosome Z, ilColCroc2.1:
- the LOC123705198 gene encoding L-lactate dehydrogenase isoform X2, which translates to MATIEKLFQPIQPKSEDTGSKITVVGTGQVGMAAVFSMLTQGVTNNIALVDVMEDKLKGEMMDLQHGSAFMRNARIQASTDYSISAGSKICVVTAGVRQREGESRLDLVQRNTDVLKIIIPQLVKYSPDAVLIIASNPVDILTYVTWKISGLPKHRVIGSGTNLDSARFRYLLSDKLSVAATSCHGYIIGEHGDSSVPVWSGVNVAGVRLSEINPKIGTDNDPENWKELHEMVVKSAYEVIKLKGYTSWAIGLSLAQLSRAILTNANSVHPVSTYLKGEHGIEEDVFLSLPCVLGSSGVSDVIRQPLTENELSQLRKSAQLMAQVQAGIKF; encoded by the exons ATGGCGACAATCGAGAAGCTGTTCCAGCCCATCCAGCCCAAGAGCGAGGACACCGGGAGCAAGATCACGGTCGTCGGGACGGGACAAGTTGGCATGGCCGCTGTCTTCTCGATGCTTACACAG gGAGTAACGAATAACATTGCCCTTGTCGACGTGATGGAGGACAAATTAAAAGGAGAAATGATGGACTTACAACACGGTTCTGCCTTCATGAGGAACGCCAGAATTCAAGCGAGCACAG ATTACTCAATTTCCGCTGGGTCCAAAATCTGCGTAGTCACGGCCGGCGTGCGCCAGCGCGAAGGAGAATCCCGCCTTGACCTCGTCCAAAGGAACACAGATGTTCTCAAGATCATCATTCCGCAA CTAGTAAAATACAGTCCGGACGCAGTCCTGATCATAGCCAGCAACCCAGTGGACATTCTCACTTACGTCACTTGGAAAATCAGTGGTCTGCCGAAGCACCGCGTCATCGGGTCTGGTACAAACCTTGACTCCGCAAGATTCCGCTACCTTCTTTCCGACAAACTGTCAGTAGCGGCTACTTCCTGCCACGGATACATTATTGGAGAACATGGAGACAGCAGTG TTCCAGTATGGTCTGGAGTGAACGTCGCTGGTGTAAGACTGAGTGAAATTAACCCAAAAATCGGTACCGACAATGACCCTGAAAACTGGAAGGAGTTGCATGAAATGGTCGTGAAGAGCGCATATGAGGTTATCAAACTAAAGGGTTACACTTCATGGGCTATCGGCCTCTCGCTCGCACAGCTCTCCCGGGCCATTCTCACCAACGCAAACAGTGTACACCCAGTTTCCACGTACTTAaag GGCGAGCATGGTATCGAAGAGGACGTATTCTTATCTTTGCCCTGTGTATTGGGATCCTCGGGAGTATCGGACGTCATCCGCCAGCCTCTCACCGAAAACGAGCTCAGCCAACTGCGCAAGTCCGCACAGCTGATGGCTCAGGTGCAGGCCGGCATCAAGTTTTAG
- the LOC123705198 gene encoding L-lactate dehydrogenase isoform X1 encodes MHRNHMNGFDPKMATIEKLFQPIQPKSEDTGSKITVVGTGQVGMAAVFSMLTQGVTNNIALVDVMEDKLKGEMMDLQHGSAFMRNARIQASTDYSISAGSKICVVTAGVRQREGESRLDLVQRNTDVLKIIIPQLVKYSPDAVLIIASNPVDILTYVTWKISGLPKHRVIGSGTNLDSARFRYLLSDKLSVAATSCHGYIIGEHGDSSVPVWSGVNVAGVRLSEINPKIGTDNDPENWKELHEMVVKSAYEVIKLKGYTSWAIGLSLAQLSRAILTNANSVHPVSTYLKGEHGIEEDVFLSLPCVLGSSGVSDVIRQPLTENELSQLRKSAQLMAQVQAGIKF; translated from the exons ATGCACAGGAACCATATGAACGGATTTGACC CCAAGATGGCGACAATCGAGAAGCTGTTCCAGCCCATCCAGCCCAAGAGCGAGGACACCGGGAGCAAGATCACGGTCGTCGGGACGGGACAAGTTGGCATGGCCGCTGTCTTCTCGATGCTTACACAG gGAGTAACGAATAACATTGCCCTTGTCGACGTGATGGAGGACAAATTAAAAGGAGAAATGATGGACTTACAACACGGTTCTGCCTTCATGAGGAACGCCAGAATTCAAGCGAGCACAG ATTACTCAATTTCCGCTGGGTCCAAAATCTGCGTAGTCACGGCCGGCGTGCGCCAGCGCGAAGGAGAATCCCGCCTTGACCTCGTCCAAAGGAACACAGATGTTCTCAAGATCATCATTCCGCAA CTAGTAAAATACAGTCCGGACGCAGTCCTGATCATAGCCAGCAACCCAGTGGACATTCTCACTTACGTCACTTGGAAAATCAGTGGTCTGCCGAAGCACCGCGTCATCGGGTCTGGTACAAACCTTGACTCCGCAAGATTCCGCTACCTTCTTTCCGACAAACTGTCAGTAGCGGCTACTTCCTGCCACGGATACATTATTGGAGAACATGGAGACAGCAGTG TTCCAGTATGGTCTGGAGTGAACGTCGCTGGTGTAAGACTGAGTGAAATTAACCCAAAAATCGGTACCGACAATGACCCTGAAAACTGGAAGGAGTTGCATGAAATGGTCGTGAAGAGCGCATATGAGGTTATCAAACTAAAGGGTTACACTTCATGGGCTATCGGCCTCTCGCTCGCACAGCTCTCCCGGGCCATTCTCACCAACGCAAACAGTGTACACCCAGTTTCCACGTACTTAaag GGCGAGCATGGTATCGAAGAGGACGTATTCTTATCTTTGCCCTGTGTATTGGGATCCTCGGGAGTATCGGACGTCATCCGCCAGCCTCTCACCGAAAACGAGCTCAGCCAACTGCGCAAGTCCGCACAGCTGATGGCTCAGGTGCAGGCCGGCATCAAGTTTTAG